The Sminthopsis crassicaudata isolate SCR6 chromosome 5, ASM4859323v1, whole genome shotgun sequence genome contains the following window.
aacaaaaaggagaaagaaaaaactccTTCCTGCCTATTGGCATGATGTCTAGTACTCTAGTCTGAGTTGGGTCTCCCAGATCCTTGACCTAGAAAAATAAGTAGTTTCCCACTCATCTTCCTCTCAACCATCAAACAGAAAGGCCTTACCTGAGAAAACATGTTCAAAACCACTGGAATCACCCTCATCATTGCCACGGGAATACAACCCAAACCACATGTTCTTTAGTTCACTGACAAATTCTTGTTCTGAGCTGTATCTGTCTGGAAAAATGTATATAGACAATTCAGAATCTAACAACTGATATCTTAGTTATCAGAGGAGAGGATATTAATGAGATTCAATCAAGCAACAAAAATTAATTGAGGCTATATTATATAACCAATGCAGTTTTAGGTATATAGAAAATGGGAAAGACATATCAAAAAAGATTCCTTaactcaaggaatttataatctaatggcaGAGTTAggaaacaatatattattttaaacaattatatttttgtaggagatgtggaaaaataggcacactaatgcactattggtggaattatgaactaatccaatcattctggaaaacaatttggtattataccccaaaggctataaaattgtacattccttttgatctaggtctatatcccaaagaaattaaaaaataaaaggaaagaaaaaggaaaggagctgtatgtacaaaaatatttatagcagctatttttttgtggtggcaaagaattagaaattgaagggatgcctataattggagaatagctggacaagttgtggtatatgattgtgataaaatactattgtgttataaaaaatgatgagcatgataatttcagaaaaacctggaaaacattgtacacagttatagtaatattgtaagatgatcaactataaatgatTTATCAATTCTCAATAGTACAATGATCTAAGTCAATTTCAAAGTACTTAGGGAAAAAATtggctatccacctccagagaaagaactgactgaATATGGATTCAGATTAAAGCACAGGTTTTTTttgtactttccttctttttgtggGGCAGGGgattatctgttttctttcacaacatgactaatagagaaatatgttttgcatgactacacatgtataacctatatagaATTACTTGCCTTTTCAAAgtagggggagaggaggaaggaagggagagaatttggaactcaaaagttaaaaatatataaatttttttaaaagttaaagtttaaaataaataaaaaataaatatctggGCTAGAGTAGTAGGAAAGTTTCAGAAAGGAGGTGAGACTTTGGGATAGGCTTTGAAGAATATAGTAGAATCTTGCCTGGGGCAGAGTGAAAGACTTAGGAAATATTCCAAGcaaggaaaaaacccaaacaatgtCAGGAAAGAGCATATTAGAGAGTTATATACAGAACTATCCCTTTCCCTTAATGGAAATCTGGTTTCACTGTGTTCGAAAATATCCCAATTCAAAAGTCAAGAGGCCCACAGAAAACATTCCACCAGAGTAGAGACCCCAATATATTACCAGAAAAGTTTCTCCCACAGGAAGTGATTGGATTTCTTAACCTCGGAGTGATTGCCCTGGATGCAATTCAAGCCAAATTGAGAATCCCAGGCTATGCTTGGGCAGAAATTTGCTAGAATAAGCACGATTAAGGGAAGTACAGGATTCTAGAGTAGCAAAGAAATTCAATATTCAGCAAAAATGTGGAATAATaagcataggatcatagatttagagctggaagggaacctTAGAGGATAATGAatctaatatcctcattttacagatgaagaaactgaggcacaaagaatagaagtaattcaattaaaattttataactaaTAAATACCTGAggtgaaatttgttttctttctttcttttcttttcttttctttttttttttttttttttggggggggggctagGCTGTCTAGCACCTGAGGTGAAGTTTTAAGATCCTTTAAGGTCTGACACTATCTTCAAATCCATACTGCCTCATCATACTGATTATAACAGCAGTATCCTATTGTGGATAGAAAAAGGACcaaaaaaatctaagttcaagAATTGCCTTGGATATAGTACCAATGTGATACTGGGCACAGCTTTAAGACTGTATAGACAAATTGCCAATATGGATCAGTAAAAAGAGAGTTGCTCTTTCCCTAcacagatgaaatcacaagtctggatacaaaagtaataacaataattcacatttaaacAGTATTTAAAGATTTATAAAGTGTATTCTTTATAACAATCCCATAAGATAAGTAGCACAGCAAttgttattttcaattttacagaagagcaaacagattcagaaaaataaaataagtgtcctataaatagtatatataaataaatagtatatatatatatatatatatgtatatatatatatatatatatatatatatatatatatatatatatatatatatatatatatacatatatatatatatactgttttAAGGATTTGCTATACTCCTGGTATTGTTCTAGGTCCTGGGAATACATATACAAGAACACACAAAAAAGGCAATCTCtaccctcaagtagcttacattctaatagacaTAGAATATATTGATCATTGAAGGTTTTGAAAAACAGATATCTCAACTCTATAGGGGTTAGTCATCTTTCCATTCCCCATGTTCTGTTTTGCCCTCTCCTCTAGATCTTGGCTAGAATCCACATGCTCTGAAGATCCCTTTGATAAACACTTTCATAAACCTTCTCCATTGCCTTTCCATTGCTTCTTCATTGCCACTCTCTCTTCATCCAAAGAGCTGGAGCTCACTTACTTTTTTGATGGAGGAAGCCATAGAGTTCCTTCATGACTGCTGTCTTCATTATCTCTTGAAGGAAAATGTCTTGTTCCCTAAGCTGCTGAGAAGTGAAATGTTCCCCTTGACCTGTCACCCGCTGGTAGTTATTGAGTAGGTTGATGAATGCAGCATAGGTTGGTTTGGAGAAGAGTTCTTCATTTACATAGCTGTAGAGCCTGAGTGACATCAAGAGAAATTGGGATTGGGTCTCATAGCAGAACAAAAATTATGATCCCATAACAGAGCAGGACAAGGTTTGATGTTATGAACTATCTCTTACAAACATGCAATGCAATTCCCATGCCTTAGGTCACACTTTGTCTCCTGCCCTCCACTCTCCTTACTCAGACTGACTTCCTTAAATAACctaaaaagaacctagaaaatgCTGAATTCAGAATGATGGCATGAGGTTAAATCTGATTTACTGATTTTCTATGCATATGTACCTAGGCttagaatatgtatatattctttgcAAAGtagtttatacacacacacatacatacatatatatatatatatatatatatatatatatgtctaaatataccacattacatatacatatatatatattatttacacacacacacatatttatattcaCAAATACCATAACCCCATATATATGAGGAGAATATTACAGTCTTAAATCAGAGTCCTACAACTGTGACTCCCCCTCAGTTCAGTGACTCAATAGCCAGGGCACACCAGCTCTGAATTTCTTCTagcttttatcatcatcatcatcattccctCTTTCTCCCATGCCACTCACTCTCATGTAAGAGttaattcatctcattgttttctttctccctgaACCAGCTAAAAAACTTGCAAGCACTTAACACCAACACTAGGCTTTGGTCCTTGTTCCTTCCCTCATCACATCTAGGCTAGTTTCCACTTACTTAGAAACCAACACTATCCTTGAGGCAACTTCCTGAAACTTTTAAATAGGCCTGGGAAGAACCCTATGAAATCACTGAACACTCTCACAGATCTAACATATAGAAGTTCTGCCTTTATCATTCTGCCCATGGTTTCTTTAATTTCTGACAAGTGTAAGACTACCACAACTCCCACTATAATATGTTACATACCTGAATATAATATACAGTATTCTGAGCTAAAAAGGAATTGGTATAAACTGTTATTCACTGGAAGCCTACTGCACACTAGTGTGGTATGTCTGCCTAAGAAACTCTGCTGACTACCAGATTTCACTACTATGAACTTAATTCCTCCTTCCACCTTGTTTTTTGGATGCAGTAGTATGATGAATTAGAGCTTGACCTGACATAGTCAAAGTTTACAATTTTTTCTCACCCACATCCTTGCTTTCATTGATTCAAAAATAGGGACTAACACGCCAGAACTTCATGGACAGCTAGGACTGAGCAAGTGCAATTACTCTGTCTAGAGCCCCTGCTTTGGTGCTTCAATCcatgaagggagaagggaagctgCCAAGAAGGTCAAGGACTGGTTCAGAAGTTACTTGGAAGGGGAGAGGACATTCCAAGTGTACTAATTCTTACATGCTTTTTGTCACTAGATTCCTTGGCTAGCTCTTGCCTGAAGTGTTTTTCACTTTACCTATAGGAAGATTCTACAGTCATTCCACACAATCCTAAGTCTCTTTAGTGATCTTTTATTATGCTTCATTACCTAAGTCAATAAGAAGAACTCTCTAATTACAATTTAATTACACTCTAATTTCAATCTTTCTTTCCTAAATCTTCTCTCCATATTCCATACAATCTCCCTTAGGTCGTAGTTTTGTACATTAAATGCCTTTCCTTTCTAATTCACTGTTACTCTTCTGTTTCTCAGGTAAAAGACTTAGAAATTCTAGAAATGAATTAGGCTCAAAAGAAATAGGAATGGGAAATATACAGGaaagaaaagtctggaaaaagaggaagactcACGGCTCTGGGCATCGATCCACTTTGTCATTTGTCTCAGAGGGGAAGATAAGATTCTGACTGTTGAGAATGATATCTTCCTTCTGAGCTTTGTTGTTGTCCACCTTGTAGATTTTCTCTGAGATAGTCAGGAGTTCTTCATTGGTGATGCCATCATTGCTTTGAGAGAAACCATCTAAGAGGAATGACCATTTGAAGAATGAGGAATGAGGAATGAGGAAAGCATCTAGAGTGGAATGTGGAAGAGCTGAAGAGAGGGACCTCTCTGCTCACTTTCTCTGGGTAccaaaaagagcaaaagaagcAGGCAGGAAAGTCATCTTCATATGGGATGATTCCACCATAAGTTTCCCTGAAGGAGGGGATGTATGCAAGAAATTGTGTGGGATCAATAGCACTTTCCTCCTCTggcattcctctttttttttgcatagagTATGATTAGAAGTCATTACAGAAGAGCTCACCATGGGCACACAAATTCTCATAATCTTCACAGCAGTTCCCAAACTCCTGGCATTTTGAGTTGCAGTGGCATGGATGGTGTTTGTCAAAGGTTTCACCACAACGGCTTTGGCAAGAATTAGGTGCCAGGTACAGATCTAAAATGATGAGGTGCCAAGGGTTAATTGCATATAGGTCTTCCCAACAAAAACAAGCTGATCTATGATGTCAACTCTCTCATGAACCCGgataaatgtcatttttttgtttccttacaacttcagaaagacagaaagaaggtaaggggaactgtttctttttaaagatctccAAGAAAAACATCAGTCTAATTTTGCTCATACCCCTCAGTCAGGAAGTCAATGTCTAATGTTACTTTTTCTGATGCTCTTTTCCTTTGTTCCTACCCTTTTAATGCATCATTGACTCTACATGAAGCTTCCTGGAATCtgaacttagaattttttttttcctgaggcaattggggttaagtgacttgcacagttggaaatgttaagtgtctgagaccaaatttgaactcaggtgctcctgacttcagggatggtgctctatctactgtatcatctagctgtcccagaaCCTAAAATCTTTATGCTAGATCTGTCCCAGTTGAGTAAGGCTTGTTCTTTTTCAAATTTCTGGAGTCAGTACTTAATACTCTGGTCAGTAGCATATCTTTGGAGATCCAAACTAGTATATATTCTGGCTTCATCCAAATTTGATATTGCTATTGCTAATAATGCAACTTCCCTCCTTACTTCCCTCATCATTTTCTCTCTTGCCCTTTGtcttctcccccttcttttctgTAAGTGTCAATATTTTTAGGACCAAGGTTCAGAGATTTAGGATTTCTAAGCTTTCAGGAAAGTAAAGAAACCTACTACTGGCTGGTGCTGCTTCTTCcaaatctgtttccttttcttgaaGCTCTTCTTTATCTAaaggacataaaaagaaaatgacaaaccattccctTGAGTGTTGGCCTCCCCAGCTTCACCAAGAATgtacagaaaataaaaaggtagaagAATGACAAAGAGGCCTGAATGGGAAACATGTGAGAATAAACTATTGAAAAAAGCCAGAAAGTATCATAcccaacaaagaaaacaaaatatctcaCTTTATATAAAacttgaaatataatttctatttttaaattatatataaatatttatatatttacattatatataaatatttatatatttttaaattatatataaatatttatatatttacattatatataaatatttatatatttttaatattatatataaatatttatatatttacattatatatttttttatatttaaaacttgAGATAAAATATTGAACACATCTTACAGAATGGTTATTCCTTTTACAAATGGATTATTTTAATTACAAAAGGAATCACACCATAAAAGACCTTTATAAAAGGTTTCAAATtacaaaaattcattttacatGCAGCAATGATTCAAGGGAAAGGTGGTTTTTTGCTTTCAAATTTTATCCCAGAGgaatgaggattttttaaaatgtcttgagCAAGAAGGATTCTGATTCTCAGAAATCAATttgatttatacataaaaaagacaaactggcagaaatatttatttgtgaATCTGAGGAGAATCAAATACAATTACCTTCACGTGAAATGCTTTTCaacaaaaaataaccaaaataaattaaaaaccaaacaatACCTAATAATCTAATTATCAAATTACATACATCTGACTTTCATATGTCTTATATATTGCAAAGGAAGAGATATGCTAATAAACATTTAACAGCTAGATTTCCAGAGAAAAATGTATGCAtggcatacttttaaatttaatctgcattatattttttaaattactttcctaagtaaaaacaaaaatcaaaccaataaatcaagtcctgatttgtagtatttgtgaATTTCTAAGTTGTAAAtgctcatattgaaaatttaactatTAGCCCTCACCAACCAATTAGAGCTGACAAATTTAGCACATCAATAACAAATTTATCAGGAGAACCATTGCTCAATTCAAACCCTAATCAACTTGTTGGCAAGTTAAGACCTGAATTTTTGTCAGAATAGAGGCCCTCCCAGGAAACTAGACATGATCTAGGGCCTTGAGGGGAAGGCACAGGGAATTGCTGATTAGCTACATTTTCTGACTTAGTGCCCCTCCACCCAGAAGACTGTGCTGAGCCACTAGCAGCCTAAGTCAATATGAATTTTAGTCAGGGAGAGGATATGCGACTCCATTGACCTGCTGTTCCTGGGTTCTGCAGAGTGACTCACTTGTACACAGCTTCTCATAGTCTTCGCAGCAGTCTTTGTGTTGGTTACACTGATGGTTACACTGGCAATCAGTTGCCTTGTTAAATCTCTCTCCACAGCGGTGTGCACATGACTCCATTATGCCTATTGGCAATAAGAGATGCAAAGTCAGGCTTGTGGTGTTGCCATTCTCACTGCACCAGGACTCCACTACAGCTGGAAGTTCAGAGACAACAAGGAGAGTGGCCCCAAGAGAAAGGAAAGTTCAGCTATTCCTGCTCAGAGgacactttattttcttctttacaatATGATCCTCTTATATCATTCCCACCTTAACCACTTCTTCTCTTCTATCCCTTTTGTCCTTTTGTTATTCCATCCCATAAtattcccctttttgatcttgttcctttctcttttgccCCTTCTATTACTTTCATAATCTTCATCCCATCTCTTTTGGATAGGAAATATAAATCCCATTTCATTTATAACCTTCTATATTGCTCTGTTTTAGGATCTATATGAGAGAGGGTTAAATGCTAAAAATGAATTagttcaaaagtagaatttggaTTATGTTTAGGGTTAGAGTGTGGGATGTTTTATGAGTTAAGAGTTAGGGTTAAGGTTAAAGTTCAAGTCTTAGACAAGATTTAATGTGGTTAGGATTGCAACTAAgcatgctggatttggaattggagGCATGAGTTTAACTcttatttttctgactttctctgagatttgttttcctcatttaaaatgaggataataatttttatactaCCTATTTCACAAAGATGATGTGAATGTAGGAGGATCATATCTTTGGAAGCTACATTTCCCTCACGCCTATGCAGAGCATAGCAAGCAGTAATGGTTGCATTCAATTACAGTTGGCACTAAGGTAGTATTATCATTGCTATTGATCTTCATTAGACTTTGTGGGATAGTCACCAAAGAGAACATGTCTCTCCTAGTTaagaattttaaagcaatataaatatatatacaatataatttgttttagtAATAGGGTTGGTATAATTCTAATTGGTGTTATTATTCAGTTAATCTTatgtgactcttcatgactccatttgagctattcttggagaaaatattagaatggcttgccatttccttcttcagttcattttacagatgaggaagctgaggcaaataaggttaagcgatttgcccagtgtcacaaagctagtgtctgaggttgaaattgaactcaggtcctcttcacTATATaatcagcactctattcactgtgttatCTAGCTGTCCCTATAATACTAATTAATCTagaa
Protein-coding sequences here:
- the ENDOU gene encoding uridylate-specific endoribonuclease isoform X1; the protein is MTYFLTRGTSQTAGITCLLRLLLSGFKQLQGPTFISASCPLEFPSPPFFFFLKKSGSTSSTSLGSLKGSVQEIGSFRICSIPPGTHGRLAINFFCLFIMGTRDLLFLALIYKLAWAAVVESWCSENGNTTSLTLHLLLPIGIMESCAHRCGERFNKATDCQCNHQCNQHKDCCEDYEKLCTNKEELQEKETDLEEAAPASNLYLAPNSCQSRCGETFDKHHPCHCNSKCQEFGNCCEDYENLCAHDGFSQSNDGITNEELLTISEKIYKVDNNKAQKEDIILNSQNLIFPSETNDKVDRCPEPLYSYVNEELFSKPTYAAFINLLNNYQRVTGQGEHFTSQQLREQDIFLQEIMKTAVMKELYGFLHQKNRYSSEQEFVSELKNMWFGLYSRGNDEGDSSGFEHVFSGEVKKGKVTGFHNWIRFYLQEKEGLVDYYSHNYNGPWDSYPDVLGMQFNWDGYYKEVGSAFIGSSPEFEFALYSLCFISRPGRMCHLSLGGYSLAIQTYTWDKTTYGNGKKYIATAYVVSSVH
- the ENDOU gene encoding uridylate-specific endoribonuclease isoform X5; protein product: MESCAHRCGERFNKATDCQCNHQCNQHKDCCEDYEKLCTNKEELQEKETDLEEAAPASNLYLAPNSCQSRCGETFDKHHPCHCNSKCQEFGNCCEDYENLCAHDGFSQSNDGITNEELLTISEKIYKVDNNKAQKEDIILNSQNLIFPSETNDKVDRCPEPLYSYVNEELFSKPTYAAFINLLNNYQRVTGQGEHFTSQQLREQDIFLQEIMKTAVMKELYGFLHQKNRYSSEQEFVSELKNMWFGLYSRGNDEGDSSGFEHVFSGEVKKGKVTGFHNWIRFYLQEKEGLVDYYSHNYNGPWDSYPDVLGMQFNWDGYYKEVGSAFIGSSPEFEFALYSLCFISRPGRMCHLSLGGYSLAIQTYTWDKTTYGNGKKYIATAYVVSSVH
- the ENDOU gene encoding uridylate-specific endoribonuclease isoform X4: MSGIMESCAHRCGERFNKATDCQCNHQCNQHKDCCEDYEKLCTNKEELQEKETDLEEAAPASNLYLAPNSCQSRCGETFDKHHPCHCNSKCQEFGNCCEDYENLCAHDGFSQSNDGITNEELLTISEKIYKVDNNKAQKEDIILNSQNLIFPSETNDKVDRCPEPLYSYVNEELFSKPTYAAFINLLNNYQRVTGQGEHFTSQQLREQDIFLQEIMKTAVMKELYGFLHQKNRYSSEQEFVSELKNMWFGLYSRGNDEGDSSGFEHVFSGEVKKGKVTGFHNWIRFYLQEKEGLVDYYSHNYNGPWDSYPDVLGMQFNWDGYYKEVGSAFIGSSPEFEFALYSLCFISRPGRMCHLSLGGYSLAIQTYTWDKTTYGNGKKYIATAYVVSSVH
- the ENDOU gene encoding uridylate-specific endoribonuclease isoform X2, whose protein sequence is MGTRDLLFLALIYKLAWAGIMESCAHRCGERFNKATDCQCNHQCNQHKDCCEDYEKLCTNKEELQEKETDLEEAAPASNLYLAPNSCQSRCGETFDKHHPCHCNSKCQEFGNCCEDYENLCAHDGFSQSNDGITNEELLTISEKIYKVDNNKAQKEDIILNSQNLIFPSETNDKVDRCPEPLYSYVNEELFSKPTYAAFINLLNNYQRVTGQGEHFTSQQLREQDIFLQEIMKTAVMKELYGFLHQKNRYSSEQEFVSELKNMWFGLYSRGNDEGDSSGFEHVFSGEVKKGKVTGFHNWIRFYLQEKEGLVDYYSHNYNGPWDSYPDVLGMQFNWDGYYKEVGSAFIGSSPEFEFALYSLCFISRPGRMCHLSLGGYSLAIQTYTWDKTTYGNGKKYIATAYVVSSVH